One stretch of Chitinophaga pendula DNA includes these proteins:
- a CDS encoding Fur family transcriptional regulator yields the protein MLKQLEERLQQKSIRPTAMRLLVLEFLDNRDSAISLTDLENGFERSDRITLYRTLKTFEEKGLVHSIDDGSGAPKYALCQDDCVSSYHRDLHVHFYCHSCRQTYCLPSYKIPDLRLPPGYIADEASLLVKGQCERCRA from the coding sequence ATGTTAAAGCAATTGGAAGAGCGACTACAACAGAAATCAATACGTCCGACCGCCATGCGGTTGCTGGTGCTGGAGTTCCTGGACAACCGGGACAGCGCCATCAGCCTCACGGACCTGGAAAATGGATTCGAACGCTCTGACCGTATCACCCTTTACCGTACGCTTAAGACCTTCGAAGAGAAAGGCCTGGTACATAGCATTGACGATGGCAGCGGCGCGCCTAAATATGCGCTTTGCCAGGATGATTGTGTTTCCTCTTATCACCGGGACCTCCACGTTCATTTTTACTGTCACTCCTGTAGGCAAACCTATTGTCTCCCCTCTTATAAAATACCTGATCTACGCCTTCCCCCAGGATATATAGCCGATGAAGCCAGCTTGCTGGTAAAGGGCCAATGTGAGCGATGTCGCGCATAA
- a CDS encoding heavy metal translocating P-type ATPase produces MAAIQKLKIEIPLLLPGIPDEQDRCVERIIQLLQGREGIDKVHITDTGTATPKLCFHYDPDIIGVDRIQVLAQQAGATLTRQFGHTLIQVTGIRHVRHARIIENNLKAIPGIMEAAVSATGTIRLEYDREQLSTQEIDRQIRQQGLQINSQDTTPATADGHVHQPGESHDHDHAQEKHSEGDGHDHDHGGPLGKNSELIFSLLCGALLGIGYGLSFVSGLPSWVSLVCYIGAYLFGGYFTLTEAISTIRKGGFEIDFLMLVAAIGAAILGEWAEGALLLFLFSLGHSLEHYAMNKAKKSIAALATLAPKTALLKKGGQVTEVPISELALDDIIVVKPNSKIPADGIVTSGNSSVNQAPITGESVPVDKSPATDPSNTGEKDPAHSVFAGSINGNGALEISVRRLAQDSTLSRLVKLVNEAQTQKSPTQRFTDRFERIFVPAVLVLVVLLCFAFVVIDEPFSASFYRAMAVLVAASPCALAISTPSAVLSGIARAAKAGVLIKGGRPLEDLGTLTALAFDKTGTLTQGRPALTNVIPYNGVTEEKLLQTVVAVEAQSDHPLAKALVRDGKTRLNGQEIPVAQDAAAVLGKGIKATVTGKTVYIGNRALFEELDNAAPPAALLEQATALESEGHTTMIVREDDTYTGLITLMDVPRQEAKATLEQLKEIGIKRMIMLTGDNQRVADAVAGHLGLTEAWGSLLPEEKVAAVKKLREQASQVAMVGDGVNDAPAMANSTVGIAMGAAGSDVALETADVALMADKLENLPFAIGLSRKAKGIILQNLWVSLGIVALLIPLTIAGVASIGPAVMIHEGSTLLVVMNALRLLAYKQR; encoded by the coding sequence ATGGCAGCTATCCAGAAACTAAAGATCGAGATACCGCTATTGCTCCCGGGCATTCCCGATGAGCAGGACCGTTGTGTGGAGCGGATCATTCAACTACTACAAGGAAGGGAAGGTATAGATAAGGTACATATTACGGATACAGGAACGGCTACGCCTAAACTGTGTTTTCACTACGACCCGGATATCATCGGCGTAGATCGTATACAGGTGCTTGCGCAACAAGCCGGCGCCACCCTGACCCGTCAGTTCGGACATACCCTGATACAGGTTACTGGCATCCGGCACGTACGCCATGCCAGGATCATTGAAAATAACCTGAAAGCCATACCTGGTATCATGGAGGCCGCCGTATCGGCAACAGGCACTATCCGGCTGGAATATGACAGGGAGCAATTGTCCACCCAGGAAATAGACCGGCAGATACGTCAACAGGGGCTGCAGATCAACAGCCAGGATACTACGCCTGCTACTGCTGATGGACATGTACACCAGCCAGGGGAATCCCATGATCACGATCACGCACAAGAAAAACACAGCGAAGGCGACGGACACGATCATGACCATGGAGGACCCTTGGGCAAAAATTCTGAGTTGATCTTCAGCCTGCTTTGTGGCGCTTTACTTGGTATCGGCTACGGGTTATCTTTCGTCAGCGGTTTACCCAGCTGGGTTAGCCTGGTATGTTATATCGGCGCCTACCTATTTGGCGGATATTTTACCCTGACCGAGGCTATCAGCACGATCCGCAAAGGTGGTTTTGAAATAGATTTCCTGATGCTGGTAGCCGCTATCGGTGCTGCCATATTGGGAGAATGGGCGGAAGGCGCCTTATTGCTTTTCCTCTTCAGCCTGGGGCATTCACTTGAACACTATGCGATGAACAAAGCTAAAAAGTCCATTGCGGCATTAGCTACCCTGGCACCCAAAACAGCCTTACTGAAAAAAGGCGGTCAGGTGACCGAAGTCCCTATCAGCGAACTGGCCCTGGATGATATCATCGTGGTAAAACCGAATAGCAAGATACCGGCAGATGGTATTGTCACCAGTGGCAACAGCAGCGTTAACCAGGCGCCTATTACCGGCGAAAGTGTGCCGGTAGACAAGTCGCCGGCGACGGACCCATCCAATACCGGCGAAAAAGATCCTGCACACAGCGTATTTGCCGGCAGCATCAATGGAAATGGCGCTCTCGAGATTAGTGTACGCCGGCTGGCGCAAGACTCTACATTATCCCGCCTGGTAAAGCTGGTAAATGAAGCCCAGACACAGAAATCCCCCACCCAGCGCTTCACGGACCGCTTCGAGCGGATATTCGTACCGGCGGTATTGGTACTGGTAGTGTTACTGTGTTTTGCCTTCGTCGTAATCGATGAGCCATTCAGCGCCAGCTTTTACCGGGCAATGGCAGTACTGGTGGCTGCCAGCCCTTGTGCACTGGCTATATCCACCCCCAGCGCAGTGCTGAGCGGCATTGCCCGCGCGGCGAAAGCCGGCGTGCTGATAAAGGGAGGACGTCCCCTTGAAGACCTGGGCACATTGACCGCACTGGCATTCGATAAAACAGGTACTCTTACACAAGGCAGACCGGCGCTTACCAATGTGATCCCATACAATGGTGTAACAGAAGAAAAGCTGCTGCAGACGGTAGTAGCAGTAGAAGCACAGAGTGATCACCCACTGGCAAAAGCGCTGGTACGGGATGGAAAAACACGGCTGAATGGCCAGGAGATACCGGTAGCACAGGATGCTGCCGCCGTACTCGGCAAAGGTATCAAAGCAACCGTGACCGGTAAAACAGTCTACATTGGCAACCGGGCATTATTCGAGGAGCTGGACAATGCCGCTCCTCCTGCCGCACTGCTGGAACAGGCCACTGCCCTGGAGTCAGAGGGCCATACCACGATGATTGTACGGGAGGATGATACCTATACAGGCCTGATCACCCTGATGGATGTACCTCGCCAAGAGGCGAAAGCGACACTGGAGCAACTAAAAGAGATCGGTATTAAAAGGATGATCATGCTTACCGGCGATAATCAGCGGGTAGCCGACGCCGTAGCTGGCCACCTGGGTCTAACGGAAGCCTGGGGAAGCCTGCTACCGGAAGAAAAGGTGGCTGCTGTTAAAAAGCTGCGGGAACAAGCCTCCCAGGTAGCCATGGTAGGCGACGGTGTCAACGATGCACCGGCGATGGCCAATAGTACGGTCGGTATTGCCATGGGAGCGGCAGGTTCTGATGTAGCCCTGGAAACAGCCGATGTGGCACTGATGGCAGACAAACTGGAAAACCTGCCTTTCGCGATCGGCCTGAGCAGGAAAGCCAAAGGCATTATCCTTCAGAACCTATGGGTCAGCCTTGGCATCGTAGCCCTGCTGATACCACTGACGATTGCCGGAGTGGCCAGCATTGGGCCTGCTGTGATGATACACGAAGGCTCTACCTTACTGGTGGTGATGAATGCATTAAGACTGCTTGCATATAAGCAACGATAA
- a CDS encoding GNAT family N-acetyltransferase translates to MPYSQSIHTDHHTLVRQLGEHESPPYALLLLADPSQEMVDRYLDEGQVYMSVKNNETTGVYVLLDTGDRVAEIKNIAVHISWQGRGVGRILLRHAVSVARAQQLEALEICTGNSSIYQLRLYQQCGFRMVAIEPDHFTRHYPEPIIENGIVCRDLIRLRMELS, encoded by the coding sequence GTGCCGTATTCCCAATCTATCCATACCGATCATCATACCCTGGTACGCCAGCTGGGGGAGCATGAGTCACCACCCTATGCCCTGCTTTTACTGGCAGATCCTTCCCAGGAAATGGTAGACCGTTATCTGGATGAAGGGCAAGTCTATATGTCTGTAAAAAATAATGAAACAACAGGGGTATATGTTTTGTTAGACACAGGAGACCGGGTGGCGGAGATCAAAAATATCGCTGTTCATATATCCTGGCAGGGACGAGGTGTAGGCCGTATACTACTGCGTCATGCCGTCAGTGTTGCTAGGGCACAGCAACTGGAGGCACTGGAAATATGCACCGGTAATTCCAGCATATATCAGTTGCGACTTTATCAGCAATGTGGGTTCCGGATGGTAGCTATCGAACCGGACCATTTCACACGTCACTACCCCGAGCCGATCATTGAAAACGGTATTGTATGCCGGGATCTGATCCGGCTTCGTATGGAGTTATCCTGA
- a CDS encoding response regulator, protein MNTTFKRNLIIGFGVSLLLLIISSVASFTSIKDLNESARWVDHTAEVIQRLEEINSRMKDAETGQRGYLLTGEEVFLDPYRSASDSVARTLESVKRLTADNPMQQQSCDDLELLIGKVFTVLNQTITKGRAGTRSSLDTLLLGKQYMDQARVLIGTMEARERQLMIQRTEARGERTNFTLILIVIAAVLALLITSVFYMRVKKDVEERERLQGVLQDKDEDITRRIGIIRQVAEQISSGDYTVRVNDGGADGLGNVAISLNRMAGSLEASFTQLEEREWLQASMAQLNDRMVGEKDTITLCKHIVETVADLTHSQVGALYLCQDQELVYTAGYAFAAGTEQRVIPFGEGLAGQSALSGKLMLLPGMQEDHISISYATGKARPVEVVAIPVFYNGLIKAVIELGSLQAYSEKELRFLSNSTHNVGIAIITAENRRRMQELLEETQSQSEELQAQHSELENINAELEAQTEKLQTSEEELRVQQEELQQANAEQEERARLLEERNLLIIEKNAEIQQKAEELEQSTRYKSEFLANMSHELRTPLNSILLLSRLLSENVEQNLTLDQVESATVIQSSGKGLLNLIDEILDLSKIEAGKMDLEYGTISINDIAAAIHALFAPVAADKQLGFRIQLEAGLPEHIETDRMRLEQIIRNLLSNALKFTATGEVSLEISRSAIKQGYIDFTVKDTGIGIPEDKQRIIFEAFQQADGSTRRKYGGTGLGLSISRQLAWLLGGEIRLASEAEKGSAFTISIPAHREMNHVTELVNTYTTLTPAVTPVIDQPTNGHFVAPEIPAEIPDDRQDCVPGEPVILIIEDDTRFANTLLSFTRNRGYKGLVAVQGDQGIEMARQYLPLAILLDLRLPVMDGWQVMDALKRDAVTRHIPVHIMSSTEARKESLLKGAVDFINKPLAIEDMSSIFTRLENALSRNPRKVLIVEENIRHAKALAYYLQTYNVQTEISTTVNDSITALQREHVNCVILDMGVPDRQAYEMLESIKSNPGLEDLPIIIFTGKHLSRAEEVRIRQYADSIVVKTAHSYQRMLDEVALFLHLIEEDKKSPNARQLQKSDKLKSVLQGKTVLIADDDARNIFSLIKALEQHQMNIISATDGKEAIQQLESHPKIDIVLMDMMMPEMDGYETIRRIREKPVYRELPILAVTAKTMVGDREKCIQAGASDYISKPVDIDQLVSLLRVWLYDRL, encoded by the coding sequence ATGAACACTACGTTTAAGCGTAACCTAATAATAGGTTTTGGCGTTTCCCTATTATTGCTGATAATCAGCTCAGTAGCTTCATTTACAAGTATTAAGGACCTCAATGAGAGTGCAAGATGGGTAGATCATACGGCGGAGGTGATACAGCGTCTGGAGGAGATCAACTCCCGGATGAAGGATGCCGAAACCGGGCAAAGAGGGTATCTGCTGACGGGAGAGGAAGTGTTTTTGGACCCCTACAGAAGCGCCAGCGACAGTGTAGCCCGTACGCTGGAATCCGTAAAGCGGCTGACAGCGGATAATCCGATGCAACAACAGTCCTGCGATGATTTGGAATTACTGATAGGAAAGGTGTTCACGGTATTAAATCAGACAATAACGAAAGGCCGTGCCGGTACCCGTAGTAGTCTGGATACCCTGTTGCTCGGCAAACAGTATATGGACCAGGCCCGGGTACTGATAGGAACCATGGAAGCCCGGGAGCGTCAGTTGATGATACAACGTACGGAAGCAAGAGGAGAACGTACCAACTTTACGCTGATACTGATCGTCATTGCCGCTGTGCTGGCCTTGTTGATCACCAGTGTCTTCTATATGCGGGTGAAGAAGGACGTTGAAGAGCGGGAGCGGTTGCAGGGAGTATTACAGGATAAAGATGAGGATATTACCCGGCGGATCGGCATTATACGGCAGGTCGCAGAGCAGATCTCCAGCGGAGACTACACGGTCCGGGTAAATGATGGAGGAGCCGATGGACTGGGAAATGTGGCCATCTCCCTTAACAGGATGGCCGGATCACTGGAAGCCTCCTTTACCCAACTGGAAGAGCGGGAATGGCTGCAAGCCAGTATGGCGCAGTTGAATGACCGGATGGTGGGGGAGAAAGATACGATCACGCTTTGTAAACATATTGTAGAGACTGTTGCCGACCTCACTCATAGTCAGGTAGGAGCGCTATACCTTTGTCAGGACCAGGAACTGGTATACACGGCAGGTTATGCATTTGCGGCAGGAACCGAGCAACGTGTCATCCCATTCGGTGAAGGGCTTGCGGGGCAGAGTGCTTTAAGTGGGAAGCTGATGTTGTTGCCTGGTATGCAGGAAGATCATATCAGCATCTCTTATGCCACCGGAAAGGCGCGACCGGTCGAAGTAGTGGCGATTCCTGTATTCTATAACGGCCTAATCAAAGCGGTGATCGAACTGGGATCCTTGCAGGCATATTCAGAAAAGGAACTCCGTTTCCTAAGTAACAGTACCCACAACGTAGGCATTGCTATTATTACGGCAGAAAACCGCCGCCGTATGCAGGAGTTGCTGGAAGAGACACAATCCCAATCGGAGGAATTGCAGGCGCAACATTCCGAACTGGAGAATATAAATGCTGAGCTGGAAGCACAGACGGAGAAATTACAGACATCAGAAGAGGAGTTACGCGTTCAGCAGGAAGAGTTGCAACAAGCCAATGCAGAGCAGGAAGAAAGAGCACGATTGCTGGAAGAGCGTAACCTGCTGATCATAGAGAAAAATGCGGAGATACAGCAGAAGGCGGAAGAGCTGGAACAAAGCACCCGCTACAAATCTGAGTTCCTGGCTAATATGTCGCATGAATTGCGGACGCCATTGAATTCTATTCTTTTATTATCCCGCCTGTTATCGGAGAACGTAGAGCAGAACCTTACTTTAGACCAGGTAGAGTCTGCTACTGTGATCCAAAGTTCAGGTAAAGGACTGTTGAACCTGATCGATGAGATACTGGATCTCTCGAAGATAGAGGCTGGTAAGATGGACCTGGAATATGGTACCATAAGTATCAACGACATTGCAGCGGCTATACATGCTTTGTTTGCGCCGGTTGCTGCCGATAAACAACTCGGTTTCCGGATACAGCTGGAGGCCGGTTTGCCGGAGCATATCGAGACAGACAGGATGCGGCTGGAACAGATCATCAGGAACCTGTTGTCCAATGCGCTTAAGTTCACTGCAACAGGAGAGGTGTCGCTTGAGATCAGCCGGTCTGCCATCAAGCAGGGATATATTGACTTTACCGTAAAGGACACAGGTATCGGCATCCCGGAAGACAAACAACGTATCATATTTGAAGCCTTCCAGCAGGCAGATGGGTCTACCCGCCGTAAGTACGGAGGTACGGGGCTGGGATTATCCATCAGCCGCCAGCTGGCCTGGCTGTTGGGTGGTGAGATCCGCCTGGCCAGCGAAGCGGAGAAGGGTAGTGCGTTTACGATCTCTATTCCTGCGCACCGTGAGATGAACCATGTTACGGAGTTGGTTAATACATATACCACCTTGACGCCAGCGGTGACGCCGGTAATAGATCAGCCTACGAACGGACATTTTGTGGCGCCAGAGATACCCGCGGAAATTCCTGATGACCGGCAAGACTGTGTACCAGGAGAACCTGTGATCCTGATCATTGAAGATGATACCCGGTTTGCCAACACCTTGTTGAGTTTTACACGTAACAGGGGCTATAAAGGGCTCGTCGCTGTACAAGGAGATCAAGGTATAGAGATGGCCCGTCAATATTTGCCGTTGGCGATCTTACTAGATCTGCGTTTGCCTGTAATGGATGGATGGCAGGTGATGGATGCGCTCAAACGCGATGCTGTTACCCGGCATATCCCGGTGCATATCATGTCTTCTACGGAGGCACGTAAAGAGAGCCTGTTGAAGGGAGCTGTGGACTTTATCAACAAACCACTGGCGATAGAAGATATGTCTTCCATCTTCACCCGCCTGGAAAATGCGCTTAGTCGTAATCCCCGTAAGGTATTGATCGTAGAAGAGAATATCCGTCATGCTAAAGCGCTGGCATATTACCTGCAGACCTACAATGTACAGACAGAGATCTCTACTACGGTAAATGACAGTATCACGGCCCTACAGCGGGAGCATGTCAACTGTGTGATCCTGGATATGGGAGTGCCCGACCGGCAGGCCTATGAAATGCTGGAGTCCATTAAGTCTAATCCCGGACTGGAAGACCTGCCTATCATTATCTTCACCGGTAAACATTTGTCGCGGGCAGAAGAAGTACGGATCCGGCAATATGCGGACTCTATCGTTGTTAAGACTGCACATTCCTATCAAAGAATGCTGGATGAAGTGGCCTTATTCCTGCATCTCATAGAGGAGGACAAGAAAAGCCCCAATGCAAGACAGCTGCAGAAGTCCGATAAGCTCAAGAGTGTATTACAAGGTAAGACGGTGTTGATTGCAGATGATGATGCGCGTAACATATTCTCCCTGATTAAAGCGTTGGAACAGCATCAGATGAATATCATCTCTGCGACAGATGGTAAGGAAGCTATACAGCAGCTGGAAAGTCATCCTAAAATAGACATCGTATTGATGGACATGATGATGCCGGAGATGGATGGATATGAAACGATCCGCCGGATCAGGGAAAAGCCAGTGTATAGAGAGTTACCGATTCTTGCCGTTACTGCTAAAACGATGGTAGGCGACAGGGAGAAGTGTATACAGGCGGGGGCTTCCGATTATATCTCCAAGCCTGTAGATATCGATCAGCTGGTGTCGCTGCTGCGCGTATGGCTATACGACCGGCTATAG
- a CDS encoding M1 family metallopeptidase, giving the protein MKANKIYLAALLLAGSFSQVSVAQTAGNYDHHEAFAPLFYPSAGNEYRGAAGNPGPKYWQNAADYTINVSLDTATHRLSGATVITYKNNSPDALPFLWLQLDQNIYRQDSRAEATTVVSGGRYANRNFTQGYELKSVHIVVNGKSQPANYLVTDTRMQIKLPQSMKQGTSLQIKVEYAFTIPEYGTDRMGRLKTRNGWMYELAQWYPRMAVYDDVLGWNTLPYLGAGEFYLEYGNFDYTVTAPAGVVVAGSGELTNPAQVLTATETARLAKARNSDATVMIRDSADVVKPEARKGNLTWHFVCKNARDVAFTASKAYIWDAARMNLPDGKKALAQSVYPVESAGDGAWGRSTEYTKACIEHYSEKWFPYTYPVATNVAGITGGMEYPGIVFCHWRSTKGGLWGVTNHEFGHNWFPMIVGSNERKYAWMDEGFNTFINDFATVDFNKGEYSRKQSVQSAAKYLFGKTAEPIMHIPDVIQNNNLGAEAYYKPALGLKLLRNQILGPERFDYAFRTYIDRWAFKHPTPWDFFRTMENVAGEDLSWFWKGWFFNSWKLDQAVKEVKYVKGDPANGALITIENKEQLPMPVVVFVRESNGKSDTVRLPVEVWQRGGTWTFQYPSTSNVTDVVIDPNGDFPDIDPSNNTLKTSSTKPLPAGSTVTSVLNKYIDAIGGADKVKAIKDVTTIEKAEVEGAEVILTSKAKRPGQFYMDIVVPAMNNMLITKVIINGSDIKLTAMNQAVPDLNDARKQALKETVALFPELDYSNSGNQVVLDPSLTTVNGEDAYLVTVTTPAKVVIKNYYSVATGLKLQQTIHASDDEASTNYSDYKEVNGVKFPHTRSAKMQGHELSFKNASLKVNSGLKDQDFK; this is encoded by the coding sequence ATGAAAGCAAACAAAATCTATTTAGCTGCCTTATTGCTGGCCGGGAGTTTTTCTCAGGTCAGTGTGGCGCAAACTGCCGGAAATTATGATCATCATGAGGCATTTGCACCACTTTTTTATCCTAGTGCCGGAAATGAGTATCGTGGAGCTGCGGGGAATCCCGGCCCCAAATATTGGCAAAATGCCGCGGACTACACAATCAATGTATCCTTGGATACTGCCACACACAGATTGAGCGGTGCTACGGTGATCACTTACAAAAATAACAGTCCGGATGCGCTGCCTTTTTTGTGGTTACAACTGGATCAGAACATCTACCGGCAAGATTCCCGTGCGGAAGCGACGACGGTAGTAAGCGGTGGCCGTTATGCCAACCGCAACTTCACACAAGGGTATGAACTGAAGTCCGTACACATCGTTGTGAATGGCAAATCTCAGCCAGCCAACTACCTGGTAACGGATACGCGTATGCAAATTAAGTTACCACAATCTATGAAACAGGGCACATCCCTGCAGATCAAAGTAGAATATGCTTTCACTATTCCTGAATATGGTACCGACCGTATGGGTAGATTAAAGACCCGTAACGGCTGGATGTATGAGTTGGCGCAATGGTATCCCCGTATGGCGGTATATGATGATGTACTTGGTTGGAATACCTTGCCTTATTTAGGCGCTGGCGAGTTCTACCTGGAGTATGGTAACTTCGACTATACTGTTACCGCGCCGGCAGGTGTGGTAGTTGCCGGTTCCGGAGAGCTGACCAATCCTGCGCAGGTACTTACGGCAACAGAAACTGCCCGTCTGGCCAAAGCGCGTAACAGCGATGCGACTGTGATGATCCGTGATAGTGCGGATGTAGTGAAGCCGGAAGCGCGCAAAGGTAATCTGACCTGGCATTTTGTATGCAAAAATGCACGCGATGTAGCCTTTACAGCATCGAAAGCATACATATGGGACGCTGCCAGAATGAACCTGCCTGATGGGAAAAAAGCACTGGCACAATCCGTATATCCGGTAGAGAGCGCTGGCGATGGTGCCTGGGGTCGTTCTACGGAATATACCAAAGCCTGTATCGAACATTATTCAGAGAAATGGTTCCCCTACACTTATCCGGTAGCTACCAACGTAGCCGGTATAACAGGAGGGATGGAATATCCTGGTATTGTATTTTGTCATTGGAGAAGTACCAAAGGCGGCCTATGGGGTGTTACCAACCATGAGTTCGGACACAACTGGTTTCCGATGATCGTAGGTTCTAATGAACGTAAATATGCCTGGATGGATGAAGGGTTTAATACTTTCATCAATGACTTCGCTACCGTAGACTTTAACAAAGGAGAATACAGCCGTAAACAATCCGTTCAGTCCGCTGCCAAATATCTCTTTGGTAAAACGGCCGAGCCTATCATGCATATTCCCGATGTTATACAAAACAATAACCTGGGCGCTGAAGCTTATTACAAGCCGGCACTGGGATTGAAACTGTTACGTAACCAGATATTAGGCCCGGAACGTTTTGACTATGCCTTCAGGACGTATATCGACCGTTGGGCATTTAAACATCCGACACCCTGGGATTTCTTCCGCACGATGGAGAACGTAGCTGGCGAAGACCTGAGCTGGTTTTGGAAAGGATGGTTCTTTAACAGCTGGAAGCTGGATCAGGCCGTAAAAGAAGTAAAATATGTAAAAGGAGATCCTGCGAATGGCGCGCTTATCACCATCGAAAACAAAGAGCAGCTGCCTATGCCGGTAGTGGTATTTGTAAGAGAAAGTAACGGGAAAAGCGATACCGTGCGTTTACCGGTAGAGGTATGGCAGCGTGGTGGGACCTGGACATTCCAATATCCATCCACTTCCAATGTCACAGATGTGGTAATCGATCCGAATGGAGACTTCCCCGATATCGATCCTTCCAATAATACACTGAAAACCAGTAGTACCAAGCCATTACCCGCAGGTAGTACGGTGACATCCGTATTGAATAAATATATAGATGCCATCGGTGGTGCAGATAAAGTGAAGGCTATAAAAGATGTAACGACGATAGAAAAAGCAGAAGTAGAAGGCGCAGAAGTGATACTCACTTCAAAGGCTAAACGACCTGGGCAGTTTTATATGGATATAGTCGTGCCTGCTATGAACAATATGCTGATTACAAAAGTGATCATCAATGGCAGCGATATCAAACTGACGGCGATGAACCAGGCGGTGCCTGATCTCAACGATGCCAGGAAACAGGCGCTGAAAGAAACAGTAGCGTTATTTCCTGAGCTCGACTATAGCAATTCCGGTAATCAGGTGGTATTAGATCCGTCGCTGACTACCGTAAATGGAGAAGATGCTTATTTAGTGACCGTTACTACACCAGCTAAAGTGGTGATCAAAAACTATTACAGCGTGGCGACCGGTCTTAAATTACAGCAGACCATCCATGCCAGTGACGATGAAGCATCTACCAACTATTCGGATTACAAGGAAGTGAATGGTGTGAAGTTCCCGCATACGAGGAGTGCCAAGATGCAGGGGCATGAGCTGTCATTTAAAAACGCTTCCCTGAAAGTGAACAGCGGATTAAAAGACCAGGATTTCAAATAG
- a CDS encoding lysophospholipid acyltransferase family protein: protein MRKFLGYIFTPIHYLFFGLLLGIFHPIQWICLKLGGYSAHKRSVDILNGLLILTYPLAGATVRFRNPYRLPADRSIIFVCNHQSMYDIPPLIWFLRKHHAKFISKIELSKGIPSISFNQRHSGGANIDRKDSKQAIAEIIKLTERMRVNTWSVIIYPEGTRARDGKLKPFAIGGLATLLREVPGALVVPLAINNSWRLFRYGGFPLSFGERCSWTVLEPIEPADKSAVDILHAAEAAIHISLGQVPFTPSPIPPQEPLKQDEHPPVI, encoded by the coding sequence ATGCGAAAATTTTTAGGTTATATATTCACGCCGATACATTATTTGTTTTTCGGTCTGTTGCTGGGAATATTTCATCCCATACAATGGATATGTTTGAAGTTAGGCGGCTACTCCGCGCACAAGCGTTCGGTGGATATCCTGAATGGATTGCTTATCCTTACCTATCCGCTGGCAGGCGCTACGGTACGCTTCCGTAATCCTTACCGTTTGCCGGCAGACCGCTCTATCATTTTCGTTTGTAATCACCAGAGCATGTATGATATTCCGCCACTGATCTGGTTCCTGCGTAAGCACCATGCCAAATTCATATCCAAAATAGAGCTGTCCAAGGGGATACCCAGCATATCTTTTAACCAGCGTCATTCCGGAGGGGCTAATATTGACCGTAAGGATTCCAAGCAGGCAATTGCTGAGATCATCAAACTAACGGAACGGATGCGGGTGAATACCTGGTCGGTAATTATTTATCCGGAAGGTACCCGTGCCCGCGATGGGAAGCTGAAGCCATTTGCCATCGGCGGATTGGCGACCTTGTTACGGGAAGTGCCGGGAGCGCTGGTTGTGCCATTGGCGATCAACAATAGTTGGCGGTTGTTCCGCTATGGCGGTTTCCCTTTAAGCTTCGGAGAACGATGCTCCTGGACGGTACTTGAGCCGATAGAGCCGGCGGACAAATCAGCCGTAGATATATTGCATGCCGCAGAAGCTGCCATACATATTTCATTAGGGCAAGTGCCTTTTACACCTTCGCCTATCCCCCCACAGGAGCCATTAAAACAAGACGAGCACCCACCTGTCATTTAA